One window of the Allosaccharopolyspora coralli genome contains the following:
- a CDS encoding GntR family transcriptional regulator — protein MEISIDPDSAVPPFEQVRATIAERVNDGSLAIGTKLPTVRALANDLGIAANTAARAYRELEHAGLLETRGRAGTFVSSSGDRTRARAQKAARTYAEVVHGLGLDADEALAIVTAALRSEHA, from the coding sequence ATGGAGATCAGCATCGACCCGGACTCGGCAGTCCCGCCGTTCGAGCAGGTCCGGGCCACGATCGCCGAACGTGTCAACGACGGCAGCCTCGCGATCGGCACCAAACTCCCGACCGTACGGGCACTCGCGAACGACCTCGGTATCGCGGCGAACACCGCCGCCCGCGCCTACCGGGAACTCGAACACGCCGGACTGCTCGAGACACGCGGACGCGCGGGCACGTTCGTCAGCTCCAGCGGGGACCGCACGCGCGCACGCGCCCAGAAAGCCGCCCGCACCTACGCCGAGGTCGTGCACGGGCTCGGGCTGGACGCCGACGAGGCACTCGCCATCGTCACCGCCGCCCTGCGCTCCGAACACGCATAG
- a CDS encoding ABC transporter permease, with product MIEEFARFFGSPSNRELVVGSLLEHLYLSLVPLLLGLLLALPLGRLAQQVTRVRALVLGASNVVYTVPSLALFVLIPGIIGTPLLSSINVVIALTLYTAALLVRPVLDALVAVPQHVIAAATAMGYRQGRRFLAVELPLAVPVLVAGVRVASVSNISLVSVGALVGIGGLGRLFTDGFQRDYLFQIGVGIAFTLLLALLIDLLLVAVWRRLTPWARAGQVSAA from the coding sequence GTGATCGAGGAGTTCGCCCGCTTCTTCGGCAGCCCCAGCAACCGGGAGCTGGTGGTCGGGTCGTTGCTCGAACACCTCTACCTGTCGCTGGTGCCGCTGCTGCTCGGCCTCCTGCTCGCGTTGCCACTGGGCCGTCTCGCCCAGCAGGTGACCCGGGTTCGCGCGCTGGTCCTCGGCGCGTCGAACGTGGTCTACACGGTTCCGTCGCTGGCGCTGTTCGTGCTCATACCCGGCATCATCGGCACCCCGCTGCTGTCGTCGATCAACGTCGTCATCGCACTGACCCTCTACACGGCCGCGCTGCTCGTGCGCCCCGTGCTCGACGCGCTCGTCGCCGTCCCCCAGCACGTCATCGCGGCGGCGACCGCGATGGGATACCGGCAGGGACGCCGGTTCCTCGCCGTGGAACTGCCGCTGGCCGTCCCGGTACTCGTCGCGGGTGTCCGGGTCGCGTCGGTGAGCAACATCAGCCTGGTCAGCGTGGGCGCGCTCGTCGGCATCGGCGGGCTCGGGCGCCTGTTCACCGACGGGTTCCAACGCGACTACCTGTTCCAGATCGGCGTCGGCATCGCCTTCACCCTGCTACTGGCGCTGCTGATCGACCTGCTGCTCGTCGCCGTGTGGCGGAGACTCACCCCGTGGGCCAGGGCCGGGCAGGTGAGCGCGGCATGA
- a CDS encoding IclR family transcriptional regulator: protein MSSSDIPALRRGLAVLRVLAQRPGPVPAATIARELDLPRSTTYHLLAELVDAGFATHLPEEHRYGLGMATFELGSAYLRHDPLERLAGPLLRTLVDRVGHTAHLGVLHGGESLYLVKERPSQPETLVTDVGVRLPGQLTASGRAMLAHLPAAQVRAVLPSSDHFVVRTDRGPTNLPALRRLLGEELRRGWAVEDGYVTAGFASVACPVFDHNAHPTAAISVTFRHVCEDGSCGHTWPELAGEVRRAAANLTARIGGHP from the coding sequence GTGAGCAGCAGCGACATTCCCGCGTTGCGGCGCGGGCTCGCGGTGCTGCGGGTGCTCGCCCAGCGGCCGGGGCCGGTTCCGGCGGCGACCATCGCGCGCGAACTCGACCTTCCCCGGTCGACGACGTACCACCTGCTCGCCGAACTGGTCGACGCCGGATTCGCGACCCACTTGCCCGAGGAACACCGCTACGGGCTCGGCATGGCGACGTTCGAACTCGGCTCGGCCTACCTACGTCACGACCCCCTGGAACGGCTCGCCGGTCCACTGCTGCGGACCCTCGTCGACAGGGTCGGACATACCGCTCACCTGGGTGTCCTGCACGGCGGCGAGTCGCTGTACCTCGTCAAGGAGCGGCCCTCGCAGCCGGAGACCCTGGTGACCGACGTCGGGGTCCGGCTGCCGGGGCAGCTCACCGCATCGGGGCGGGCGATGCTCGCGCACTTGCCTGCGGCACAGGTGCGGGCGGTGCTGCCGAGTAGCGACCACTTCGTCGTCCGCACCGATCGGGGTCCGACGAACCTGCCCGCGCTGCGGAGGCTGCTCGGCGAGGAGCTCCGGCGTGGATGGGCGGTCGAGGACGGCTACGTCACGGCCGGATTCGCGTCTGTGGCGTGCCCGGTGTTCGACCACAACGCGCACCCGACCGCGGCGATCAGCGTGACGTTCCGGCACGTCTGCGAGGACGGTTCGTGCGGACACACCTGGCCGGAGCTCGCGGGGGAGGTCCGCCGCGCGGCCGCCAACCTCACCGCCCGCATCGGCGGCCACCCCTGA
- a CDS encoding bis-aminopropyl spermidine synthase family protein — MSTPENPAHSFPSEDPTPGEAVRAMIDSSGAQSGPLRRILALLGEGPITFDALVRESATPRRTVEELLSAAGSAVTTDHGEVRLTDPGFAAQFTRTEPATPSHAADFVRQAVESGPVARAALDHVTATPETVLRRAEWLRDHYDLRGATVVCVGDHDLTSLAVAMVEPSARVLALDLDERVLAHIDTLAAEHDLPVRTLHADFRFGLAPSVRECADLVFTDPPYTPEGVGLFAARSAECLDEQGRMLVAYGYSDRTPALGHAVQQELLRLGFVFEAIVPDFHRYHGAQAIGSASDLLVCRPTSQTRKVLRRTGGIYTHGPQSVESSSGSMDEQSRTALRNLVGHDELSPPGWDRPLRKTAATPIFDLRDDPGPWLLRMLLACNGSSAAFLVPNNHPDIADAAGQTALRELITGKFGIRFHRSTPDSRHAVVLAESTSDGSVHGRLLWRAHGKLGNTWREALVAASGGDLTKRTARARVAESAPVPEDLHVRLIDLPRHRIAAVLHAAG, encoded by the coding sequence ATGAGCACACCCGAGAACCCTGCGCACTCCTTTCCCTCCGAGGACCCGACCCCCGGCGAGGCGGTGCGAGCGATGATCGACTCCTCGGGCGCGCAGTCCGGTCCGCTGCGCCGGATTCTCGCACTACTCGGCGAGGGGCCGATCACGTTCGACGCGCTCGTCCGGGAGTCGGCTACGCCCCGCCGCACCGTCGAGGAGCTGCTGTCGGCAGCCGGTTCGGCGGTCACGACCGACCACGGTGAGGTGCGCCTCACCGATCCCGGTTTCGCGGCGCAGTTCACGCGGACAGAGCCCGCAACGCCGTCCCATGCGGCGGATTTCGTCCGCCAGGCGGTCGAATCCGGCCCCGTCGCCCGTGCTGCGCTCGATCACGTGACGGCCACGCCGGAGACCGTGCTGCGCCGGGCGGAATGGCTCCGCGACCATTACGACCTGCGCGGGGCCACGGTGGTGTGCGTCGGCGACCACGACCTGACCTCGCTGGCGGTGGCGATGGTCGAACCGAGCGCGCGGGTACTCGCCCTGGACCTCGACGAGCGGGTGCTCGCCCACATCGACACGCTCGCCGCCGAGCACGACCTGCCGGTGCGCACCTTGCACGCCGACTTCCGGTTCGGGCTCGCACCGAGCGTGCGGGAGTGCGCGGATCTGGTGTTCACCGACCCGCCGTACACACCCGAGGGCGTCGGACTGTTCGCCGCGCGCTCCGCGGAATGCCTCGATGAGCAGGGCAGAATGCTGGTGGCGTACGGCTACAGCGACCGCACGCCTGCCCTGGGCCATGCCGTGCAGCAGGAACTGCTTCGCCTCGGGTTCGTGTTCGAGGCGATCGTGCCGGACTTCCACCGGTACCACGGCGCGCAGGCGATCGGCAGCGCCAGCGACCTGCTGGTGTGCCGCCCGACCTCGCAGACTCGCAAGGTACTACGCCGCACGGGCGGGATTTACACACACGGTCCGCAGTCCGTGGAGTCCTCCTCGGGCTCCATGGACGAACAGTCCCGGACGGCTCTGCGGAACCTTGTCGGCCACGACGAGTTGAGCCCGCCGGGGTGGGACCGCCCGCTGCGCAAGACGGCTGCGACACCGATCTTCGACCTCCGGGACGATCCCGGGCCGTGGCTGCTGCGGATGCTGCTCGCCTGCAACGGGTCCTCGGCGGCGTTCCTGGTGCCGAACAACCATCCCGACATCGCCGACGCTGCCGGCCAGACGGCACTGCGCGAGCTGATCACGGGGAAGTTCGGTATCCGGTTCCACCGCAGCACGCCCGATTCACGCCACGCCGTCGTCCTCGCCGAGTCCACTTCGGACGGATCGGTACACGGGCGATTGCTGTGGCGCGCGCACGGCAAACTGGGCAACACCTGGCGTGAGGCGCTCGTCGCGGCCAGCGGCGGAGACCTCACCAAACGCACGGCTCGGGCCCGCGTCGCCGAATCGGCCCCCGTGCCTGAGGATCTGCACGTCCGGCTGATCGACCTGCCGCGCCACCGAATCGCGGCGGTGCTGCACGCGGCAGGTTGA
- a CDS encoding ABC transporter ATP-binding protein, whose translation MIEFESVRKEYANGTVAVQELSLSVQPGTITVLVGPSGCGKTTLLRMVNRMIDPSSGVVRVDGADVRDSDPAQLRRGIGYVIQQAGLFPHRTVLDNVATVPLLFGWSKTKARSRASELLELVGLPADLGQRYPVQLSGGQQQRVGVARALAADPPVLLMDEPFSAVDPIVREGLQDELLRLQDELDKTVLFVTHDIDEAVKLGEKVAVLRQGGHLAQYAAPDDLLAEPADDFVTSFVGRDRGYRRLSFVESDEVRVEAVDTVRLGDSPPTARQSWTLVLDANDRPRGWLRQETTVDGPVAETDLMAGGSLHRRGGPLRGALDAVLSAPSGLGVVVDDDGHHLGVVTAREVFDLIEHRRAVAHESSTP comes from the coding sequence GTGATCGAGTTCGAGTCCGTGCGCAAGGAGTACGCCAACGGCACGGTGGCCGTCCAGGAACTCAGCCTGTCCGTGCAGCCGGGCACCATCACGGTCCTGGTCGGTCCCTCCGGCTGCGGCAAGACGACCCTGCTGCGCATGGTCAATCGGATGATCGACCCGTCGTCCGGCGTGGTCCGCGTCGACGGTGCCGACGTCCGCGACTCCGACCCCGCCCAGTTGCGACGAGGTATCGGCTACGTCATCCAGCAAGCGGGCCTGTTCCCGCACCGCACCGTGCTCGACAACGTCGCCACCGTGCCGTTGCTGTTCGGCTGGAGCAAGACGAAAGCCCGCAGCCGCGCGTCGGAACTGCTCGAACTCGTCGGCCTGCCCGCCGATCTCGGCCAGCGGTACCCGGTGCAGCTCTCCGGCGGCCAGCAGCAGCGCGTCGGTGTCGCGCGTGCGCTCGCGGCGGATCCGCCGGTGCTGCTGATGGACGAACCGTTCAGTGCCGTCGACCCGATCGTGCGCGAGGGTCTGCAGGACGAGCTGCTGCGGCTGCAGGACGAACTCGACAAGACGGTGCTGTTCGTCACCCACGACATCGACGAGGCCGTCAAACTCGGGGAAAAGGTCGCGGTTCTGCGCCAGGGCGGGCACCTCGCGCAGTACGCCGCCCCGGACGACCTGCTCGCCGAACCGGCCGACGACTTCGTGACCTCGTTCGTCGGCCGTGACCGCGGCTACCGGCGACTGTCGTTCGTGGAATCCGACGAGGTGCGCGTCGAAGCCGTCGACACGGTCCGGCTCGGCGACTCGCCTCCCACCGCACGGCAGAGCTGGACGCTCGTGCTCGACGCGAACGACCGGCCACGCGGCTGGCTGCGCCAAGAGACCACAGTGGACGGACCGGTCGCGGAAACCGACCTGATGGCGGGCGGATCCCTGCACCGCCGTGGCGGTCCACTCCGCGGCGCCCTCGACGCCGTGCTCTCCGCACCGTCCGGGCTCGGGGTGGTCGTCGACGACGACGGCCACCACCTGGGAGTCGTCACCGCCCGCGAGGTCTTCGACCTCATCGAACACCGGCGCGCCGTCGCCCACGAGAGCAGCACGCCGTGA
- a CDS encoding ABC transporter substrate-binding protein has protein sequence MQRLVATGAAVALAVGLASCGSGDPLQSGDGGQGGPIVIGSADIAESELLMHIYGEALETTGAQVELKPRIGSREVYFNAARDGELSVVPDYTGNLLEFVNDSATSTEPGPVYEELQRSLPPELDVLDYSPAEDSDVLTVTAETAGTGIRSLEDLGPRCGEFVLGAPSEWKQRWETQIAETYGCTFREIRSVEAGTALVDELTSGNIQVANLFTTSSTIEANNLVPLEDPKSMFPAQNVVPLVGKDKLSPEQVEVLNTVSRTLTTQKLTDLNKRLEVDKANPADVAKTFVQEAGL, from the coding sequence ATGCAACGACTCGTGGCTACCGGAGCAGCGGTCGCCCTCGCGGTGGGACTCGCGTCCTGCGGCTCCGGCGACCCACTGCAATCCGGCGACGGTGGTCAGGGTGGGCCGATCGTCATCGGCTCCGCCGACATCGCCGAGAGCGAACTGCTCATGCACATCTACGGCGAAGCGCTCGAAACCACCGGTGCGCAGGTCGAACTCAAGCCGCGCATCGGTTCGCGCGAGGTGTACTTCAACGCGGCGCGGGACGGCGAGCTCAGCGTGGTGCCCGACTACACCGGCAACCTGCTCGAGTTCGTCAACGACTCGGCCACCAGCACCGAGCCGGGTCCGGTGTACGAGGAACTCCAGCGCAGCCTGCCACCGGAACTCGACGTCCTCGACTACTCGCCGGCCGAGGACTCCGACGTCCTCACCGTCACCGCCGAGACCGCCGGGACCGGCATCCGCAGCCTCGAGGACCTCGGGCCACGGTGCGGTGAGTTCGTGCTCGGCGCACCCAGCGAGTGGAAGCAGCGGTGGGAGACCCAGATCGCAGAAACCTACGGCTGCACGTTCCGGGAGATCCGCAGCGTCGAGGCGGGCACCGCACTCGTCGACGAGCTCACCAGCGGCAACATCCAGGTCGCGAACCTGTTCACCACCTCGTCGACGATCGAGGCGAACAACCTCGTTCCGTTGGAGGACCCGAAGAGCATGTTCCCGGCCCAGAACGTCGTGCCGCTGGTCGGCAAGGACAAGCTCAGCCCGGAGCAGGTCGAAGTGCTGAACACCGTCTCTCGGACGTTGACGACGCAGAAGCTCACCGACCTGAACAAGCGGCTCGAGGTGGACAAGGCCAACCCCGCCGACGTCGCCAAGACCTTCGTCCAAGAAGCCGGCCTCTGA
- a CDS encoding ABC transporter permease has product MIGEIVAWLTDPENWSGSGGVPMQMLLHLYYCVVSVAVAAVIAVPLGLYIGHTGRGAVFVVGVGNAIRALPTLGVVTLLVLFLGVGEVPALAGLVVLAIPAILSGTYAGIRNVPAEAVDAARGMGMTGRQRLLGVEIPNALPLVFGGVRSAMLQVVATATVAAYVGLGGLGRTLLDGLKVSDYAQMAAAAILVATLAVVLDAVLAGLSRAFVPRGVVLAAQTTAAGPTER; this is encoded by the coding sequence ATGATCGGCGAGATCGTGGCGTGGCTGACCGACCCGGAGAACTGGTCCGGTTCGGGTGGAGTCCCCATGCAGATGCTGCTGCACCTGTACTACTGCGTGGTCTCCGTCGCCGTGGCGGCCGTGATCGCGGTGCCGCTCGGCCTCTACATCGGACACACCGGGCGCGGCGCGGTCTTCGTCGTCGGTGTCGGCAACGCGATCCGTGCCCTGCCCACGCTCGGCGTGGTCACGCTCCTCGTGCTGTTCCTCGGCGTCGGTGAGGTGCCCGCGCTCGCCGGACTCGTGGTGCTCGCGATCCCGGCGATCCTGTCCGGGACGTACGCGGGTATTCGCAACGTGCCCGCCGAAGCGGTCGACGCGGCACGCGGGATGGGGATGACCGGACGGCAACGCCTTCTCGGCGTCGAGATCCCCAACGCTCTGCCGCTCGTGTTCGGCGGTGTGCGCAGCGCCATGCTGCAGGTCGTCGCCACCGCCACCGTCGCGGCCTACGTCGGCCTGGGCGGGCTCGGCCGCACCCTGCTCGACGGATTGAAAGTCAGTGACTACGCCCAGATGGCCGCCGCCGCGATCCTCGTCGCCACGCTCGCGGTCGTGCTCGACGCGGTGCTGGCGGGCCTGTCCCGCGCGTTCGTGCCGCGCGGCGTCGTCCTCGCCGCACAGACCACGGCAGCAGGACCGACAGAAAGGTAA